The DNA window CTCGGGCGAGCTTTCCCCGGAGGATGCGATGAAGCGTTATGGCGAGGCGGTGACCAAGATCGTTGGCGAGGAGAACACGGTGAGCCTGCTTTGACGGGCTCGCGCGAGGGATGCGTGTGACCGCCGCGCATCCCTTGCAAGCCAACGACCAACGATCGATCGCTGGCAGCGCGTCGATGGTCGGGCATGGATCCTCGGGTCAAGCCCGAGGATGACGACTGCAGGGATGTGGGCGGCAATCGCCAGCGTCGGCGATCGGCGGAAAACCTCTCCTCCTCGTCATCCCCGGGGCTTGACCCGAGGATCCATGCCTGAACGGTGCCGGAGGGAGAGCGTCTAACGGAAATGGCGGGTTCCATGAAATCCTTTTCCCTTCTGTCGCGCAGAGCCGGTGCCGCCTTTCTCACGCCGGCGGGACTTCTGATCGGCGCCTTCGTCATCGCGCCGTTCTTCTGGGTCATCTACGTTTCCTTCACGAACCGCACGCTGCTCGGCCGCACGGCGCTCGATCCGGAGTTCGTCGGCTTTGCCAATTATATCTCGCTTTTCGAGGCGGGCTCCTTCCTCACGCGCGGCGAGTTCGGGACCTCGCTCATCCTGACGATCCAATTCGTGCTGCTTTCGGCGCTCGCCGGGCAGGCGGCGCTCGGCATGCTGCTTGCCTGGATGCTGCAGTCCGTGCCGAAGACGCTCAAGCGCCTCACCGAGATGGTGGTGATCGCCGCCTGGATCCTGCCCGAAGTGGTGATCGCCTTCGCCTGGTTCGCCTTCCTCGACTACGACAACGGCACGCTCAACATGATCATGGATGCGCTGGGCCTGCCGAGGGGCGATTGGCTGCTCTCCTTCCCCTTCTGGGTGATCGTCGTCTTCAACACCTGGCGCGGCACCGCCTTTTCCATGATGCTGTTCAACTCGGCCTTCTCCTCCATCCCGCCGAGCTATTTCCAGGCGGCGGACGTGGCGGGGGCGTCGAGCTGGCAGAAGTTCCGCGACATCGGCCTGCCGCTCATCCGCGGCCATGTGGTGACGGACCTGATCCTCATCACCATGTGGACCTTCAACGTCTTCACGCCGTTCCTGCTCACCAAGGGCGGCCCGTCCTATCGCACGGAGATTCTTTCCATCTACACCTACCGCGTCGCCTTCCGCGATTTCGAGTTCGGCAAGGGGGCGGCCGTGGGCGTTGTGATCATGCTGATCAATCTCGCCTTCGCGCTCTTCTATCTCTGGGTCACGCGCAAGCGCGCCAGGGGAGTGGCTGCATGAAGCGCTATCTGAGCCTCTACTTCAGCCGCATCGGCTTCTCGGCGGCCACCGCGCTCGTCGGCGTTCTCTTCGCCTTGCCACTGGTCTGGTTCATCTTCGCCCCCTTCAATCCGCGGGCGGAGCTGGGCCTCGCCATTCCCGAACCCTTCTCCTTCTCCAATTTCGAGACGGTGTTCCAGAACAGTTTCGCACTGCGCGGCCTCTGGAACTCGCTCATCCAGAGCGTGGGCGGGGTGATCCTCGTGGGCGCGGGCGCCACGCTCGCCTCCTACGCGCTGTCGCGCTCGCCGATCCCGGGCAAGAACATCATCACCTATATCCTGCTTCTCTTCTCTTCGGTCGTGTCGGGCTCGGCGGCGATGGTGCCGATCTTCCTCATCGTCAACGGCATGGGGCTGATCGACACGCAGATCGCGGTGATCCTGGTCTTTGCCGGCGGGCTCTTGCCGACCGCCATGTTCATCCTGCGCGACTTCATCGACAGCATCCCGAGAAGCTATGAGGAGAGCGCCATGGTGGCTGGCGCGACGCCCGTGCAGGCCTTCTTCGACGTGGCGCTGCCGGTCATCCGGCCGGGCATCGTCGTGGTGGTGGTGTGGGCCTTCGTGAACATCTGGGGAAGCTTCCTCATCCCGTTCATCCTGCTGCGCTCCAGCGAGAAGATGCCGGCCTCCGTCGCCATCTATTCCTTCTACTCGGAAGCGGGCACGCCCATCGTCACGCTGCTTGCGGCCTATTCGCTCATCTACTCGCTTCCCGTGATCGTTCTCTACCTCTTCGTGAGCTGGAAGTTCGGCTTCCGGTTCTTCGGCGGCATCAAGGCTTGAGGGTCCATGGCTTCGGTTCGTTTCGACGGCGTCACCAAGAAATTCGGCGATTTCACCGCCGTTTCCGATCTCGACATCGAGATGGGCGACGGCGAATTCATCTGCCTGCTCGGCCCCTCCGGCTGCGGCAAGACCACGACGCTGCGCATGATTGCCGGGCTGGAAACGCCCACTGCAGGCAGCGTCATGATCGGCGAGCGGGACGTCACCTTCATGCATCCGAAGGACCGGAAGATCTCCATGGTCTTCCAGGACTACGCCCTCTACCCGCACATGAACCTGGCCGACAACATCGCCTATCCCTTGAAGGTGCGCGGCGAGGCGGAGGCCAAACGCCATGCGCGCGCCCGCGAGGTGGCGGATGTCCTGAAGATCGGCCACCTTATGGGCCGCATGCCCTCGCAGATCTCCGGCGGGCAGCAGCAGCGCACCTCGCTCGCCCGCGCGCTCGTCTATCCTTCGGACGTCTATCTCTTCGACGAACCGCTCTCCAATCTCGACGCGAAGCTCCGGCTGGAGGCGCGGGGTTTCCTCAATCATCTCCAGCGCGACATGGGCATGACAGCGGTTTACGTGACCCACGACCAGGCCGAGGCCATGGCGCTCGCCACGCGCGTTGCCGTCATGGATGCGGGGAAAGTGGTGCAATATGCGCCGCCGCTGGACGTCTATCGCCGACCGGCCACCACCTTCGTCGCCAATTTCGTCGGCAATCCGCCCATGAACCTGCTGCCGGTCGAAGCCATGATCGCGGACGGAAAGATCCGTCTGAAAGCCGAAGGGCTTATGGCGCCACCACTTCCCGTCTCCCGTGCGGCTGCAAAGGCGCTGGAGGGGAACGGCAAGCTCACGCTCGGCGTCCGGCCGGAGCACTTGTCCATCGCCAAGGGCGGGGAGGAGAACAAGATTTCAGGTCAGTTGTTCGCCAATGAGAATATGGGGCCGGAGACGCTGGTGACGCTCGAGCGCGACGATGCCGCCCGGTTCACCGCGCGCATCTTCACGGACGACAGTATCACGCTTGAAGGCATGGTGACGCTTGGTTTTTCTTCCGACCACATCCATCTTTTCGATCCCGGCGGGGCGAGGCTCCCGACGGACGGCGAGCAGGCCTGACATGACCGTGCTCAACCTGCACGTCACGCCCGCAGACAAGGCGCGCTCGCCTTATTTCTACGTGCCCTTCGATGTGCCGGAAGGCACGACCCGCATCGACGCGACGATGCGCTACGAGAAAGCGGATGATCGCATCATCGATCTCGGCTGCGCCGATCCTCGCCTGGGCGATTTCCCGAGCGAAGCGGGCTTTCGCGGCTGGAGCGGCGGCGCACGCGACCGCTTCTTCATCGCCACGGACGATGCCACGCCGGGCTATGTTCACGGCGAGATTCTTCCTGGTACCTGGCGGGTGATCCTGGGGCTTCACAAGGTGCCAGCACGCGGGGCCGACATAGAACTGACCTTTGCCTTCGACAACACGCCCCGCATGCTCGCGCCCCAGCCCGAGCGCACCCGGCCCGTGCGGAAAGGCGCCGGCTGGTACAGGGGCGACCTGCACTGCCACACCTTCCACTCGGACGCGAAGGGCAGCCCAGAACTCCTGCATGCCGCGGCGAGACAGGCCGGGCTCGATTTCCTTGCGGTGGCCGACCACAACACCACGACGCAGCGCCGCTACTTCCACGCGCATTCTTCGCCGGAGCTCGTCTTCG is part of the Chelativorans sp. AA-79 genome and encodes:
- a CDS encoding sugar ABC transporter permease, translating into MKSFSLLSRRAGAAFLTPAGLLIGAFVIAPFFWVIYVSFTNRTLLGRTALDPEFVGFANYISLFEAGSFLTRGEFGTSLILTIQFVLLSALAGQAALGMLLAWMLQSVPKTLKRLTEMVVIAAWILPEVVIAFAWFAFLDYDNGTLNMIMDALGLPRGDWLLSFPFWVIVVFNTWRGTAFSMMLFNSAFSSIPPSYFQAADVAGASSWQKFRDIGLPLIRGHVVTDLILITMWTFNVFTPFLLTKGGPSYRTEILSIYTYRVAFRDFEFGKGAAVGVVIMLINLAFALFYLWVTRKRARGVAA
- a CDS encoding ABC transporter ATP-binding protein; translation: MASVRFDGVTKKFGDFTAVSDLDIEMGDGEFICLLGPSGCGKTTTLRMIAGLETPTAGSVMIGERDVTFMHPKDRKISMVFQDYALYPHMNLADNIAYPLKVRGEAEAKRHARAREVADVLKIGHLMGRMPSQISGGQQQRTSLARALVYPSDVYLFDEPLSNLDAKLRLEARGFLNHLQRDMGMTAVYVTHDQAEAMALATRVAVMDAGKVVQYAPPLDVYRRPATTFVANFVGNPPMNLLPVEAMIADGKIRLKAEGLMAPPLPVSRAAAKALEGNGKLTLGVRPEHLSIAKGGEENKISGQLFANENMGPETLVTLERDDAARFTARIFTDDSITLEGMVTLGFSSDHIHLFDPGGARLPTDGEQA
- a CDS encoding carbohydrate ABC transporter permease, with the protein product MKRYLSLYFSRIGFSAATALVGVLFALPLVWFIFAPFNPRAELGLAIPEPFSFSNFETVFQNSFALRGLWNSLIQSVGGVILVGAGATLASYALSRSPIPGKNIITYILLLFSSVVSGSAAMVPIFLIVNGMGLIDTQIAVILVFAGGLLPTAMFILRDFIDSIPRSYEESAMVAGATPVQAFFDVALPVIRPGIVVVVVWAFVNIWGSFLIPFILLRSSEKMPASVAIYSFYSEAGTPIVTLLAAYSLIYSLPVIVLYLFVSWKFGFRFFGGIKA